One part of the Hippopotamus amphibius kiboko isolate mHipAmp2 chromosome 14, mHipAmp2.hap2, whole genome shotgun sequence genome encodes these proteins:
- the MLNR gene encoding motilin receptor — protein sequence MGSPENRSDGSEGAGELPWAELLPCDERRCSPFPLGALVPVTAVCLGLFAVGVSGNVVTVLLIGRHRDMRTTSNLYLGSMAVSDLLILLGLPFDLYRLWRSRPWVFGSLLCRLSLYVGEGCTYATLLHMTALSVERYLAICRPLRARVLVTRRRVRALIAGLWAVALLSAGPFFFLVGVEQDPGRDTVQDLNGTAQLAPSPCASPPPPPLGSSRAPPLSPPSGPEAAAAAALFSRECRPSPAQLGALRVMLWVTTAYFFLPFLCLSVLYGLIGRELWRSRGPLRGPATCGREKGHRQTVRVLLVVVLAFIVCWLPFHVGRIIYINTKDSRMMYFSQYFNIVALQLFYLSASINPILYNLISKKYRAAAWNLLLARRPKQTGFCRSKEAEGDPGGHMAGCTETSANVQTSATSTAKHGASSHSSGT from the exons ATGGGCAGCCCCGAGAACCGCAGCGACGGCTCGGAGGGCGCGGGCGAGCTGCCGTGGGCCGAGCTGCTGCCGTGCGACGAGCGCCGTTGCTCGCCCTTCCCCCTGGGGGCGCTGGTGCCGGTGACCGCCGTGTGCCTGGGCCTGTTCGCCGTCGGGGTGAGCGGCAACGTGGTGACGGTGCTGCTGATCGGGCGCCACCGCGACATGCGGACCACCAGCAACTTGTACCTGGGAAGCATGGCCGTGTCCGACCTGCTCATCCTGCTGGGGCTCCCCTTCGACCTGTACCGCCTCTGGCGCTCCCGGCCCTGGGTGTTCGGGTCGCTGCTCTGCCGCCTCTCGCTCTACGTGGGCGAGGGCTGCACCTACGCCACGCTGCTGCACATGACGGCGCTCAGCGTCGAGCGCTACCTCGCCATCTGTCGCCCGCTCCGGGCCCGCGTCCTCGTCACCCGGCGCCGCGTCCGCGCGCTCATCGCGGGGCTCTGGGCCGTGGCGCTGCTCTCCGCCGGGCCCTTCTTTTTTCTGGTGGGCGTCGAGCAGGACCCCGGCCGCGACACGGTCCAGGACCTTAACGGCACCGCGCAACTCGCCCCCTCGCCCTGCGCCTCCCCGCCACCTCCACCCCTCGGGTCCTCGCGGGCGCCACCGCTGTCCCCGCCGTCGGGgcccgaggcggcggcggccgcggcgctgTTCAGCCGGGAGTGCCGGCCGAGCCCGGCGCAGCTGGGCGCGCTGCGCGTCATGCTGTGGGTCACCACTGCCTACTTCTTCCTGCCCTTCCTGTGCCTCAGCGTCCTCTACGGGCTCATCGGGCGGGAGCTGTGGAGGAGCCGCGGGCCGCTGCGAGGCCCGGCCACCTGCGGCCGGGAGAAGGGCCACCGGCAGACGGTCCGCGTCCTGC TGGTGGTGGTTCTGGCGTTTATAGTTTGCTGGTTGCCTTTCCACGTTGGCAGAATCATTTACATAAATACCAAAGATTCCCGGATGATGTACTTCTCTCAGTACTTTAACATTGTTGCTCTGCAACTTTTCTATCTGAGCGCATCCATCAACCCCATCCTGTACAACCTCATTTCAAAGAAGTATAGGGCAGCAGCCTGGAACCTGCTGCTGGCCAGACGTCCCAAACAGACAGGTTTCTGTAGAAGCAAGGAGGCTGAAGGGGACCCTGGAGGACACATGGCTGGCTGCACCGAGACCAGCGCTAACGTACAGACTTCAGCAACCAGCACAGCCAAACACGGTGCCTCTTCCCACAGCTCTGGGACTTAA